TATTATTGCAAGAGCAAAATTTGCTGTTTCTCACGCAAAATCTTATGTAGAAGACGTTGAGTTTTATGCTGAAGATGCTGGTAGAACTGATAATGCTTTCCTTGCACAAGTTTGCGAAGAAGTGATTAAATCCGGAGCAACTGTATTGAATATCCCTGATACAACAGGATATTGTTTACCAGAGGAATACGGAGCAAAAATTAAATATTTGAGAGAAAACGTAAAAGGAATCGAAAACGTAATCCTTTCATGTCACTGTCATAATGATTTGGGAATGGCAACTGCAAACTCTATCGCAGGCGCTATAAATGGAGCGAGACAAATAGAATGTACTATTAATGGTATTGGTGAAAGAGCCGGAAACACGGCGCTTGAAGAAGTTGTAATGATTTTTAAACAACATCCTTACTTAAATCTTGATACGAATATCAATACTAGAGAATTGAATGAAATGAGCCGATTAGTTTCTGAAAGTATGGGAATGATCGTTCAGCCTAATAAAGCTATTGTTGGAGCAAATGCTTTTGCACATAGTTCTGGAATTCACCAGGATGGTGTGATCAAAAACAGAGCAACTTACGAAATCATGGATCCGCTTGATGTTGGAGTTAATGAATCTTCAATTATTCTAACGGCTAGAAGCGGAAGAGCAGCATTAGCTTATCGTGCTAAAAAAGTAGGTTACGAATTGACAAAAGTACAATTGGACATTGTATATATCGAGTTCTTGAAATTTGCTGATATTAAAAAAGAAGTTGTTGATGCTGATATTCATCAGATTATTGAGGCTGCTAAAATTCAAGGCGAATTAATCAGAAGCTAGTTCTTGAGTAGAGAATAGAATAAAGAGTAAAGAAGAAAGAAAAATAATAGATAGGGTTTAAATACATAAAGAACGAGACGTTATGAATTTGAAAATAGCAGTTTTACCAGGAGACGGAATTGGACCAGAGGTAATTTTACAAGCCAAAAAAGCCTTATATGCAATAGGCGAAGTGTATAATCATGAATTTGTTTTTGAAGAGGCGCTTATGGGAGCGATCGCTATCGACAAAACAGGAAATCCACTGCCGGAGCAAACTCTAAATCTGTGTTTGAATACAGATGCAGTTTTGTTTGGAGCAATTGGAGATCCTAAATATGATAATAATCCAAATGCAAAAGTTCGTCCGGAGCAAGGATTATTGAAGCTTCGTAAAGAACTGGGTTTGTTTGCTAATATTCGTCCTATAAAACCTTATAAATCATTGCTTGATGCTTCTCCTTTAAAAAGAGAAATTATCGAAGGTGCTGATTTTACAATTTTCAGAGAATTAACGGGTGGAGCTTATTTTGGAGCTAAAACTCTAAATGAAGAAGGAACTCACGCTTCGGATTTATGCGAATATTCAGAAGAAGAAATTACAAGAATTGCACATTTAGCTTTTAAATCGGCACAAAACCGACGCAAAAAACTAACAATGGTTGACAAAGCAAATGTTTTGGAAACTTCAAGATTGTGGAGAAAAGTGGTTCAGAAAGTAAGTGAAGGATATCCGGATGTAGCTTTAGACTTTTTATTTGTGGATAATGCAGCAATGCAGATTATCTTAAATCCGAAGCAATTTGATGTGATTTTGACAGAGAATTTATTCGGAGATATTTTATCAGATGAAGCAAGTGTAATTACAGGTTCTATCGGATTATTGGCTTCGGCTTCTTTAGGAGAAAAAAATGCTTTGTTTGAGCCAATTCACGGTTCTTATCCACAAGCAAAAGGAAAAAATATTGCTAATCCAATCGCTTCAATTTTATCAGCAGCAATGTTGTTAGAGCATTTCGGATTGTTTACAGAAGCAAATGTGATTTATAAAGCTGTTGAAAAAGCAATTGAATACAAAGTTGTTACGGTTGACTTAAAACCAGATTCAAAATTTGGTACAAATGAAGTAGGGGAGTTTGTTTCTAATTTCATTTTTAGCAAAGATGATCTGTTATATTTCAATAATGACAATGTAAGTATTGGTCAATCTACAATAGTTTAGATTTTTTATTAAAATAATGAATTAAATAACAAGAAGTATGTAAAATGTTGAGATTTTATTTTTTTAGTCCTATAAGTTTTCATACTTTTGTGACACTACAAAAAATAAAAGATGCAAATCTCAATTATTATTACTTCTGTCGTTGTTGTCAATGTGATTCACACATCTGCATCGGGAATGGTATAAATATAATTGAAAAACTATATTACAAACCTTCCAAATACTGGAAGGTTTTTTTTTGAATAAAAATTAAAATAAATAATACAATAATGGAATTAAATAAGTACAGCAAAACCATCACTCAAGATCCTACACAGCCTGCGGCGCAAGCTATGTTATACGGTATTGGTTTAACTGAAGAAGATCTGAAAAAAGCACAAGTTGGAATTGTTAGCATGGGTTACGATGGTAACACTTGCAATATGCACTTGAATGATTTAGCAAAAGATGTTAAAAAAGGTGTTTGGGATGCAGATCTTGTCGGACTTATTTTTAATACTATTGGTGTTAGTGACGGAATCTCAAACGGAACTGAAGGAATGCGTTATTCATTAGTTTCTCGTGACGTAATTGCAGATTCTATTGAAACAGTTGCAGGAGCACAATGGTACGATAGTATTATTGCAATTCCTGGCTGTGATAAAAATATGCCTGGAGCGTTGATCGCAATGGGAAGATTAAACCGTCCGTCTCTTATGGTTTACGGAGGTTCAATTCACTCTGGAAAATGGAAAGGTGAAACACTAAATATTGTATCAGCTTTTGAAGCTTTAGGAAAAAAAGTGAGAAACGAAATTACTCCAGAAGACTTTAAAGGAGTTATCCAAAATGCTTGTCCCGGAGCTGGTGCTTGTGGTGGAATGTATACGGCAAATACAATGTCGTCTGCAATTGAAGCATTAGGGATGAGTTTGCCATATAGTTCTTCAAATCCTGCTTTGAGTCAGGAAAAAAGAGACGAATGTCTTGCTGCAGGAGCTGCAATTAAAATATTATTAGAAAAAGATATTAAGCCAAAAGATATCATGACGCGCAAAGCTTTTGAAAATGCTATTACAATTGTAGCAGTTTTAGGAGGTTCTACAAACGCAGTTATGCACTTAATTGCAATGGCACATTCTGTTGGTATTACAATTACTTTAGATGATTTTCAGGCAATTAATGACAGAACACCTGTTTTGGCAGACATGAAGCCAAGTGGTAAATATATGATGGAAGATATTCATGAAGTTGGAGGAATTCCTTCAGTGATGAAATATTTATTGAAAGTAGGACTTATTCACGGAGATTGTTTGACTGTAACAGGAAAAACAGTTGCCGAAAATTTAGCTTCAACTCCGGATTTACAAGATGGACAAGAAGTAATTCACGAAATTCAAAAAGCGTTGAAACCAACTGGAAATATTCAGGTTTTATACGGAAATCTTGCCTCTGAAGGTGCTGTAGCAAAAATCAGCGGAAAAGAAGGAGAATATTTTGAAGGTCCAGCTGTTGTATTTGAAGGTGAATTTGAAGTAATTCCAGGTCTTGAGGCCGGAAAAATAAAACCCGGTAATGTAGTCGTCATCAGGTATTGTGGACCAAAAGGTGGTCCGGGGATGCCTGAAATGCTGAAGCCTACATCTGCGATTATTGGAGCCGGATTAGGTAGCACCTGTGCTCTTATCACAGACGGTAGATTCTCTGGAGGTTCACATGGCTTTGTCGTAGGACACATTACACCAGAGGCTTATGATGGTGGAGGTATTGCTTTAGTAAAAGATGGAGATTTAATCGCGATCGATGCTGTAAATAATACAATCAACCTGAAAATATCTGACGAAGAATTTGCAGCAAGAAAAGCGGCTTGGGTTCAACCGCCGTTGAAAGTTACAAAAGGAGTTTTACTTAAATATGCAAGATCGGTTTCAAGTGCTTCTACAGGTTGCGTTACCGATAATTAATTTGACAATAACAATTTCAAAAATCAATGGCAATATCAATAAAAACAGCAAAATTTAATTGCAATAAAAAATAGAAATATAAAGAATCACTTTAAAATTGATTTTTGACATTGCCATTGAATTTTGAGTTTTGAAATTGATTTTTGACATTGAAAAAAAAATATACTATGAGAATATCAGGGGCAGAAGCCGTTATAAGATGTTTGTTAGAAGAAGGAGTAGACTTAATTTATGGTTATCCAGGTGGAGCAATCATGCCGGTTTACGACGAATTGTATAAATTTCAAGATCAGTTACACCACGTTTTAGTACGTCACGAACAAGGTGCAACACATGCAGCTCAAGGTTATGCAAGAGCTACAGGAAAAGTAGGGGTTGCGATTGCGACTTCTGGACCAGGAGCAACAAATTTAGTTACAGGAATCGCTGATGCTCAGATAGATTCAACTCCGCTAGTTTGTATTACAGGACAAGTAGGCAGACATTTATTAGGATCTGATGCTTTTCAGGAAACGGATATTATCGGAATTTCGACTCCGGTAACCAAATGGAATTTTCAGATTACTGAAGCTTCTCAAATTCCTGAGATTATTGCAAAAGCCTTTTATATCGCACGTTCTGGACGTCCTGGACCTGTTTTGATCGATATTACGAAAAATGCTCAGTTTGATGAGTTTGATTTTAGCTATGAAAAATGTACAGGAATTAGAAGTTATGTTCCGGTTCCGAAATTAAATTTAGATAAAGTGGCCGAAGCTGCTGCTTTAATTAATAATGCTAAAAAACCTTTTATTGTTTTTGGTCAGGGAATTATTCTTGGTCAGGCCGAAGAACAATTAAAAGCTTTTATCGAAAAATCAGGAGTACCAGCTGGTTGGACTATTTTAGGACTTTCGGCTTTGCCAACAGATCATCCATTAAATGTTGGAATGTTGGGAATGCATGGAAATTACGGTCCAAATTTATTGACTAATGAATGTGATGTTTTAATTGCATTAGGAATGCGTTTTGACGACCGCGTTACAGGTAAATTAAGCACATATGCAAAACAGGCAAAAGTAATTCACTTTGAAATTGATCCTGCAGAAGTTGATAAAAACGTAAAAACAGAAGTTGCCGTTTTAGGAGATGTAAAAGAAGCTTTGAACGCAATATTGCCATTAATTGAAGCAAAATCGCATGATTTATGGCATAATGAATTTAAAGAATTGTACAAAATCGAAGTTGAAACGGTTATAGAAGAAGAGTTAAACCCAACGAATGGTAAAGGAATTTCGATGGGAGAAACGCTTGAAATGATTAATAAACACTCAAAAGGTGATGCGATAATTGTTTCAGATGTTGGTCAGCACCAAATGTTTGCTTGTCGTTATGCTAAATTTAATTCAACCAAAAGTAATATTACTTCTGGAGGATTAGGAACAATGGGATTTGCTTTGCCAGCTGCAATTGGAGCAAAAATGGGTAGACCAGATCGTGAAGTTGTAGCTATCATTGGAGACGGTGGTTTTCAGATGACAATTCAGGAATTAGGAACTATTTTCCAGACACAAGTTCCCGTAAAAATCGTGGTATTAAACAACGAGTTTTTAGGAATGGTACGTCAATGGCAAGAATTGTTTTTTGATAACAGATATGCTTCAACAAAAATGATTAATCCAAATTTTGTCGCTATTGCGGAAGGATATCATATCAAATCTAAAAAAGTAACAGAAAGAGAAGATCTTGATGCAGCTGTCGCAGAAATGATGGCTTCAAAAGATTCGTATTTCTTAGAAGTTATGGTAGAAAAAGAAAACAATGTTTTCCCAATGATTCCAACAGGAGCATGTGTTTCTGAAATTAGATTAAGCTAGAAAAAAGTTTCAGGTTTCAGGTTTTTTGAGTTTCAAGTTGTAGAACGTGAAACCTGAAACTTGAAACAAAATAAACTAAAAAACAAATGGAAGATAAAACATTTACCATATCGGTATATTCAGAAAATAACGTGGGCTTGTTGAATAGAATATCAGGAATATTCTTAAAGCGTCACATTAATATATTAAGTTTAAACGTTTCAGAATCAGAAATCGAGAATGTTTCGAGATTTATCATTGTAGTAAATACAACTGAGAAATGGGTTCAGAATATCGTAGGACAAATTGAAAAACAAATCGAAGTTATAAAAGCTTTTTATCACACAGATGAAGAGACTATTTATTTGGAAAATGCATTATTCAAAATTGCTTCAAGTTTGTTATTCGATGAAAAACAAATTCAGAATATCATCAAAGACAGTCAGTCTACAATTGTTACTGTTTCTCGTGATTTCTTTGTGATTTCGAAATCAGGAAGACGTTCAGAAATTGAAGATTTGTACGAAAAATTTAAACCTTACGGTATTATGCAATTCGTGCGTTCAGGAAGAATATCAGTTTCTAAAGAAAAAATGGAAATTTCGACTTTGTTAGAAACATTCAAATAGTATCATTTTATACATATTAATCAATTATTAAATTACAACATCATTAAATATTAAAAAAGAATGGCAAATTATTTCAACACATTACCACTTAGATTACAATTAGAACAATTAGGAGTTTGCGAATTTATGGAGCAATCTGAATTTGCAGACGGAATTGCTGCACTTGCAGGAAAAAAAGTTGTCATCGTAGGTTGTGGTGCACAAGGTTTAAATCAAGGTTTAAACATGAGAGATTCTGGTCTGGATATTTCTTATGCATTGCGTGCAGATGCAATCGCTGAAAAAAGAGCTTCTTATAAAAATGCTACTGAAAACGGTTTTAAAGTAGGTACTTATGAAGAATTAATTCCAACTGCTGACTTAGTTTGTAACTTAACTCCGGATAAGCAACATACTGCTGTAGTTACCGCCATTATGCCATTAATGAAACAAGGATCGACATTATCATATTCTCACGGTTTTAATATTGTTGAAGAAGGAATGCAGATTCGTAAAGATATCACAGTTATTATGTGTGCTCCTAAATGTCCTGGTTCTGAGGTTCGTGAAGAATACAAAAGAGGATTTGGTGTACCAACTTTAATTGCAGTTCACCCTGAAAATGATCCAAACGGTTTTGGTTTAGATCAAGCAAAAGCTTACGCTGTAGCAACTGGAGGACATAAAGCAGGAGTTTTAAAATCATCTTTCGTAGCCGAAGTAAAATCAGATTTAATGGGTGAGCAAACTATCCTTTGCGGATTATTGCAAACGGGATCTATTTTATGTTTTGATAAAATGGTCGAAAAAGGAATCGATGCTGCATATGCTTCAAAATTAATTCAATACGGATGGGAAACTATCACTGAAGCTTTGAAACATGGTGGAATCACAAATATGATGGATCGTCTTTCAAATCCTGCAAAAATCGAAGCTTATGAACTTGCTGAAGAATTAAAAGACATCATGCGTCCATTATTCCAAAAACACCAAGATGATATTATTTCTGGAGAATTCTCAAGAACTATGATGATTGACTGGGCTAATGACGATGTGAATTTATTGAAATGGAGAGCTGCAACGGGAGAAACTAATTTTGAAAAAACAGCTCCACAAGAAGCTCCAATTTCTGAACAAGAATATTTTGACAATGGAGTTTTGATGATTGCTATGGTTAAAGCTGGTGTTGAATTAGCTTTCGAAACAATGACTGAGGCAGGAATCATCGAAGAATCAGCTTATTATGAGTCATTACACGAATTGCCTTTGATTGCAAATACAATTGCAAGAAAAAAATTATTCGAAATGAACCGCGTTATTTCGGATACAGCTGAATACGGTTGTTATTTATTTGACCACGCTTGTAAACCATTATTGACTGAGTTTATGAAAACGGTTGAAACTAATATTATAGGAAAACCATTTTCGACTTCAAATGGAGTGGATAATGCTATTTTAATTGCAGTAAACAAAGAAATTCGTCAACATCCTATCGAAGAAGTAGGAGCATGGTTGAGAGAATCAATGACTGCAATGAAAAAAATTGGATAATAAATTGGGAATTACCACACATTCGGGTGTGATGGGATTTTGCACTGTATCTCTTTTTATATAATATTTTGAATTAGTAAGCACTTATTAAAAAAAAATTGGATATAGATGCATTCTGCATTCACTTAACTTCTGTGAGTAAGTAAGTTAAGTGAATCTGATCCCTAAATTAGGGAGTATGTTTTGAAAAAAATATACTTGCTGAAAGTTTCATTTTTAATTAATAAAGATGCTTCTATTTTCAAAATAGAGTAAAGCATTGTAATGCAGAATTACAAAATTAATTGTTATTGAAATTGTTAAAATTAAAAAGGCGTGGTATTTATTTATTACGCCTTTTTTGCAATATGTAATTTTTCTTCAAAAACGAAAAAATTGTGTTATAGGTAGAAAAAGGCGATATTTTTTTTAATATGTGTTTTTTTTTGCTGAAATTTATGAATTAAATAATTTTAAGAATACGTTGATATTTAATACATTTATAAAAAAAATTCCAAAAACATATGAGTTATTATAAA
This genomic window from Flavobacterium sp. 9 contains:
- a CDS encoding 2-isopropylmalate synthase, whose amino-acid sequence is MNREKVQIFDTTLRDGEQVPGCKLDTKQKLVIAERLDKMGVDVIEAGFPVSSPGDFLSVSEICKIVENATVCGLTRAVKNDIDVAAAALKHAKKPRIHTGIGTSESHILHKLNTTREDIIARAKFAVSHAKSYVEDVEFYAEDAGRTDNAFLAQVCEEVIKSGATVLNIPDTTGYCLPEEYGAKIKYLRENVKGIENVILSCHCHNDLGMATANSIAGAINGARQIECTINGIGERAGNTALEEVVMIFKQHPYLNLDTNINTRELNEMSRLVSESMGMIVQPNKAIVGANAFAHSSGIHQDGVIKNRATYEIMDPLDVGVNESSIILTARSGRAALAYRAKKVGYELTKVQLDIVYIEFLKFADIKKEVVDADIHQIIEAAKIQGELIRS
- the leuB gene encoding 3-isopropylmalate dehydrogenase yields the protein MNLKIAVLPGDGIGPEVILQAKKALYAIGEVYNHEFVFEEALMGAIAIDKTGNPLPEQTLNLCLNTDAVLFGAIGDPKYDNNPNAKVRPEQGLLKLRKELGLFANIRPIKPYKSLLDASPLKREIIEGADFTIFRELTGGAYFGAKTLNEEGTHASDLCEYSEEEITRIAHLAFKSAQNRRKKLTMVDKANVLETSRLWRKVVQKVSEGYPDVALDFLFVDNAAMQIILNPKQFDVILTENLFGDILSDEASVITGSIGLLASASLGEKNALFEPIHGSYPQAKGKNIANPIASILSAAMLLEHFGLFTEANVIYKAVEKAIEYKVVTVDLKPDSKFGTNEVGEFVSNFIFSKDDLLYFNNDNVSIGQSTIV
- the ilvD gene encoding dihydroxy-acid dehydratase is translated as MELNKYSKTITQDPTQPAAQAMLYGIGLTEEDLKKAQVGIVSMGYDGNTCNMHLNDLAKDVKKGVWDADLVGLIFNTIGVSDGISNGTEGMRYSLVSRDVIADSIETVAGAQWYDSIIAIPGCDKNMPGALIAMGRLNRPSLMVYGGSIHSGKWKGETLNIVSAFEALGKKVRNEITPEDFKGVIQNACPGAGACGGMYTANTMSSAIEALGMSLPYSSSNPALSQEKRDECLAAGAAIKILLEKDIKPKDIMTRKAFENAITIVAVLGGSTNAVMHLIAMAHSVGITITLDDFQAINDRTPVLADMKPSGKYMMEDIHEVGGIPSVMKYLLKVGLIHGDCLTVTGKTVAENLASTPDLQDGQEVIHEIQKALKPTGNIQVLYGNLASEGAVAKISGKEGEYFEGPAVVFEGEFEVIPGLEAGKIKPGNVVVIRYCGPKGGPGMPEMLKPTSAIIGAGLGSTCALITDGRFSGGSHGFVVGHITPEAYDGGGIALVKDGDLIAIDAVNNTINLKISDEEFAARKAAWVQPPLKVTKGVLLKYARSVSSASTGCVTDN
- the ilvB gene encoding biosynthetic-type acetolactate synthase large subunit, coding for MRISGAEAVIRCLLEEGVDLIYGYPGGAIMPVYDELYKFQDQLHHVLVRHEQGATHAAQGYARATGKVGVAIATSGPGATNLVTGIADAQIDSTPLVCITGQVGRHLLGSDAFQETDIIGISTPVTKWNFQITEASQIPEIIAKAFYIARSGRPGPVLIDITKNAQFDEFDFSYEKCTGIRSYVPVPKLNLDKVAEAAALINNAKKPFIVFGQGIILGQAEEQLKAFIEKSGVPAGWTILGLSALPTDHPLNVGMLGMHGNYGPNLLTNECDVLIALGMRFDDRVTGKLSTYAKQAKVIHFEIDPAEVDKNVKTEVAVLGDVKEALNAILPLIEAKSHDLWHNEFKELYKIEVETVIEEELNPTNGKGISMGETLEMINKHSKGDAIIVSDVGQHQMFACRYAKFNSTKSNITSGGLGTMGFALPAAIGAKMGRPDREVVAIIGDGGFQMTIQELGTIFQTQVPVKIVVLNNEFLGMVRQWQELFFDNRYASTKMINPNFVAIAEGYHIKSKKVTEREDLDAAVAEMMASKDSYFLEVMVEKENNVFPMIPTGACVSEIRLS
- the ilvN gene encoding acetolactate synthase small subunit gives rise to the protein MEDKTFTISVYSENNVGLLNRISGIFLKRHINILSLNVSESEIENVSRFIIVVNTTEKWVQNIVGQIEKQIEVIKAFYHTDEETIYLENALFKIASSLLFDEKQIQNIIKDSQSTIVTVSRDFFVISKSGRRSEIEDLYEKFKPYGIMQFVRSGRISVSKEKMEISTLLETFK
- the ilvC gene encoding ketol-acid reductoisomerase, whose protein sequence is MANYFNTLPLRLQLEQLGVCEFMEQSEFADGIAALAGKKVVIVGCGAQGLNQGLNMRDSGLDISYALRADAIAEKRASYKNATENGFKVGTYEELIPTADLVCNLTPDKQHTAVVTAIMPLMKQGSTLSYSHGFNIVEEGMQIRKDITVIMCAPKCPGSEVREEYKRGFGVPTLIAVHPENDPNGFGLDQAKAYAVATGGHKAGVLKSSFVAEVKSDLMGEQTILCGLLQTGSILCFDKMVEKGIDAAYASKLIQYGWETITEALKHGGITNMMDRLSNPAKIEAYELAEELKDIMRPLFQKHQDDIISGEFSRTMMIDWANDDVNLLKWRAATGETNFEKTAPQEAPISEQEYFDNGVLMIAMVKAGVELAFETMTEAGIIEESAYYESLHELPLIANTIARKKLFEMNRVISDTAEYGCYLFDHACKPLLTEFMKTVETNIIGKPFSTSNGVDNAILIAVNKEIRQHPIEEVGAWLRESMTAMKKIG